The Streptomyces sp. GSL17-111 region TGATGCGCTCGGTGTCCAGCGTGTCCGCGAGGACGACCTGGCGCGAGAACACCCCGAACGTCCGCTCCGACAGCTCCATCTGGACGTCGTCGCCGTTGACGGCGGGGCGGCGCTCGGCCTTGACCGTCAGCATGTTCCGCTCGACGTCGATGTCGATCGCCTCGGCGGAGACGCCGGGAAGGTCGAGCGCGATCACGTATTCGTCCCCCTCCCGGTAGGCGTCCATGGGGACCACCGACGGGCGGGACCACGTCCCGGCGGTACCGATGAACTGCTGGGTGAGCCGGTCGAGCTCGCGGAAGGGGTCGGTGCGCATCAACATCGTCTGCACCTCCATCGCCACGTGAGTGCCAATGCGCTGTTCTTGCTTTCTCTTGTACCATGTCATCCGAATGATGACAACTCACGACGTCATCCGATGGATGACATCGCACCCTGTCACCCGGTGGATGACCGCCTACGATGCCGTCCACCGGATGACACCGACGACGCACCAGGGGTTCCGATGAGACCTGCCGACGAACACGCCCCGCACCAGCGCCGCGCACCCACCTCCTTCCCGGCCGCCGTGGAAGCGCTGAGCACGATCGACGCCACACTGCGCACGGCGCACGCGCACCGACCCGGCGAGGGGCACGACGCGGGGTTGACGAGCTCCGAACAGGCGCTGGCCGCCCTGCTCCTGCTGCGCGAGCTGCGCACGCAGCTCGCCGGATGGGAGGCCGGGCTCATCGAGGCGGCCCGCGACGCCGGGGCCAGCTGGGCCGACCTGGCCCGCCCGCTCGGCGTCGCCAGCAGGCAGGCCGCCGAGCGCCGCTACCTGCGCGTCCGCCCCGGCGCGGCGGGCAGCACCGGCGAGGAGCGGGTGCAGGCCACCCGCGACCGACGGGCCGCGAACCGCACCGTCACGACGTGGGCCCGCGCGAACGCCGCCGAGCTGCGGCAACTCGCCGGGCAGGTCACCGCCCTCACCGATCTGCCCGCCCGGCCGCACTCCCCCGTGACCCGCCTCGCCGACGCGTTGGCCGAGGACGACGCGGCACGTCTCGTCGCGCCGCTCACCGACGCCGGGGCCCTCCTCCAGGACCGCCACCCCGAGCTCGCCGCCCGCGTCGACGCCCTCACCGACCGGGTCGACCGGCTCCGCCAGGACAGCGACGGACGGCGCCCCACCGGCTGAGGTTCACGGCCCCCGTGCGGGGCCGTCACTCCAGACCTATGACGGAAGGCGCTCGGAGGCGGCACCGGCGACGAGACCGAGGGCGATGAGCACCACGTCGGCGTGGACCTCGTAGCCGTCCGGCTCAAGGAAGCGGAGGAAACCGAACAGCCGCCACCATCCGAGCCATTCGTGCAGCAGCCCGCTGGCGCCGCCGACGACGAGGACGACGGCCACCAGGCCGAGGGTCTTCTTCATGCGAGGAGCGTAGGCATCGCCGTGGAGCCCCGGAGTCCTTCGAAAGTCCGAGGATTGCGCCGGGACGTCGTCCACAGGTACCGGTTCGCGTGGCGCCCGGCGGGCGGAGCGGCACTGACGCGACGTCAGGACTGCCCACACGCGCACGAAGTGTGCCGCTTGACGGGATTCGACGCATTGTCCGTTTGGTGCAGTTGGAGGCAAGGCCACCGCGCCCCACCCTGTGATCTGGGTCACTAAACCTGCTCGGCGACAACCGTCATATTGGCGTTATCGGGCTGAGACATGCTAGGCCCGCACCGGCTGCCGACAAAGCGGACAACTGCGTGGTCGTGGACCCGTAGTCGGACATGAAGCGGCCTCCCGCAGACCCCTGACGCCGGATCAAATGCCGCGAAACGGGCGTCGCCTCGGGACCTGTGGTGCAGAACACGACGCTTGAGCGGAACGTCGGACGCCTGGTAGCCCTTTCCTCATGTCCTCGAACGCTCACATACGAAGCCACCGGAAACCCCGGCGTTCCTCTCGGAACACGCTGATCCGCTCGGGTGTTGCCGGTGGCGTCTTCACGACCCTCGCGGTGACCGGTGCGGCCTCGCCGACGTCCGCCGCGAGCCAGGCGTCCGCGGCCGACAGCACGGTCGAGATGCCGACGCTGAGCGGTGTCCTCAGCGCGGGCGCCGCGGAGGCCGCCCACGCCACGCAGACCATCGCCATCCAGTACGACGTGGAAGCGGCGAAGGAGCAGGCGGCCGCAGGCGCCAGGAAGGCGGCGGCGGAGACCAGGGA contains the following coding sequences:
- a CDS encoding Hsp20/alpha crystallin family protein — translated: MLMRTDPFRELDRLTQQFIGTAGTWSRPSVVPMDAYREGDEYVIALDLPGVSAEAIDIDVERNMLTVKAERRPAVNGDDVQMELSERTFGVFSRQVVLADTLDTERIKADYDAGVLTVRIPIAERAKPRKITIGEGSGRKQISG
- a CDS encoding type III effector protein, translated to MRPADEHAPHQRRAPTSFPAAVEALSTIDATLRTAHAHRPGEGHDAGLTSSEQALAALLLLRELRTQLAGWEAGLIEAARDAGASWADLARPLGVASRQAAERRYLRVRPGAAGSTGEERVQATRDRRAANRTVTTWARANAAELRQLAGQVTALTDLPARPHSPVTRLADALAEDDAARLVAPLTDAGALLQDRHPELAARVDALTDRVDRLRQDSDGRRPTG